The Mixophyes fleayi isolate aMixFle1 chromosome 1, aMixFle1.hap1, whole genome shotgun sequence genome includes a region encoding these proteins:
- the LOC142121338 gene encoding putative ATP-dependent RNA helicase DDX60, with protein MDSGLVDHLMSCTEGRSAISPFACLSGNTNHNLMTVRNVSNLMLQTAHIPDKHIPLLHLEKTDACGRKMSLNSYALDFFKHRSIKAIERDNGFNPGDAYKILRDFNLTIASISVSMKEMCEDENDPVALAFEQLQTLYRNKIR; from the exons ATGGATTCAGGACTGGTGGACCATCTGATGTCATGCACTGAAGGAAGAAGTGCTATCTCCCCTTTTGCGTGTCTGTCAGGAAATACAAATCATAACTTGATGACTGTGAGGAATGTGAGCAAT CTCATGCTGCAAACAGCACACATTCCTGACAAACATATTCCACTGTTACACCTGGAAAAAACTGATGCTTGTGGAAGAAAGATGTCTCTAAACTCTTATGCACTTGATTTTTTCAAACATCGTTCCATTAAAGCCATTGAAAGAGACAACGG ATTTAATCCAGGGGATGCATATAAAATTTTGAGAGACTTCAATCTTACCATTGCATCTATAAG TGTTTCCATGAAAGAGATGTGTGAAGATGAAAATGACCCAGTTGCATTGGCTTTTGAACAACTGCAAACACTGTATAGAAACAAAATAAGGTGA